The sequence TATTAATTTTTTTTTCACGATAAGGAATACCCATTCTTCCAACTATGTATTCACCATATTCATGCAGAAGTGAATTAAGCTTTTCAACTGATTCCTTTTTTTCAACTATTATTCCTATTACCGCCACTCTTGTATCCATATTCATATCCTCCAAGTAATCTATA comes from Proteiniborus sp. DW1 and encodes:
- a CDS encoding TM1266 family iron-only hydrogenase system putative regulator — its product is MDTRVAVIGIIVEKKESVEKLNSLLHEYGEYIVGRMGIPYREKKINIISIAIDAPQDIISALAGKIGRLNGISAKTAYSNITTEVGIKS